One genomic window of Salipiger abyssi includes the following:
- a CDS encoding alpha-hydroxy acid oxidase → MADTSDWPTLAALSQAARDRLPQAHWDYLMGGAESETTLRRNAADFERIALMPGALRDVRQVDLSTTVMGRKLALPIFPTAIGSLDLLHPEGATASARAAVAAGTTACTGILSKPSFEAVAAEAGGPLLFQLYIRGDEAWLADTLKRAEAAGFFGIALTVDSPVYGRRERDIANGFSSRRAPDRAALPNTPDATRAAYQAAVSWEILPKLREMTRLPIALKGIMSVEDALRGVELGADAIYVSNHGGRQLDHAPSALAQLGRIAAAVNGRAEILFDSGVTRGSDVVKALALGASAVGLGKLQGLALAAGGEAGVRQLLALLAQEIAATMALVGATRLSELTPACLTSSDVPILP, encoded by the coding sequence ATGGCAGACACATCCGACTGGCCGACGCTGGCCGCCCTTTCACAAGCCGCGCGCGACAGGCTTCCCCAGGCGCATTGGGATTACCTGATGGGCGGGGCCGAGAGCGAGACCACGCTGCGCCGCAACGCGGCCGATTTCGAGCGGATCGCCCTGATGCCGGGGGCGCTGCGCGACGTTCGGCAGGTCGATCTGTCGACCACCGTCATGGGCCGCAAGCTCGCCCTGCCGATCTTTCCCACCGCCATCGGTTCGCTCGATCTGCTGCACCCCGAGGGCGCCACGGCTTCGGCGCGGGCGGCGGTGGCGGCAGGCACAACCGCCTGCACCGGCATCCTGTCGAAACCGAGCTTTGAGGCGGTGGCGGCGGAGGCCGGCGGTCCCCTGCTCTTCCAGCTCTACATTCGCGGCGATGAAGCCTGGCTCGCCGACACGCTGAAACGGGCCGAGGCGGCGGGGTTCTTCGGCATCGCGCTGACCGTGGACTCCCCGGTCTATGGCCGCCGCGAGCGCGACATCGCCAACGGCTTTTCCTCGCGCCGCGCCCCCGATCGCGCCGCGCTGCCCAACACGCCCGACGCCACCCGCGCCGCCTATCAGGCCGCCGTGAGCTGGGAGATCCTGCCCAAGCTGCGCGAGATGACACGCCTGCCCATCGCGCTCAAGGGCATCATGAGCGTCGAGGACGCGCTGCGCGGCGTAGAGCTGGGTGCGGATGCGATCTATGTTTCGAACCATGGCGGGCGGCAGCTCGATCACGCGCCCTCGGCATTGGCGCAACTGGGACGCATCGCCGCCGCCGTCAATGGCCGCGCCGAGATCCTCTTCGACAGCGGCGTGACACGGGGCAGCGATGTGGTGAAGGCGCTGGCGCTCGGCGCCTCGGCGGTGGGACTGGGCAAGCTTCAGGGGCTGGCGCTGGCCGCCGGTGGCGAGGCCGGGGTGCGCCAGCTTCTTGCCCTGCTCGCCCAGGAGATCGCGGCCACCATGGCGCTGGTCGGCGCGACCCGGCTCAGCGAACTGACGCCCGCCTGCCTGACATCCTCTGACGTGCCAATCCTGCCCTGA
- a CDS encoding aldehyde dehydrogenase family protein has product MAESEYRARLLIGGELVEAADGRWMESYDPTTGAVLGYAARAGAADVEAAVAAAQQAGPGWAGMSMDGRIGYLRKLAAAIRARAEEIADLDARDTGNLRKPMLGDALRAADRLEYYAGLGHAVQGASYPATPGHLHFSTREPFGVVARIVAFNHPFFFLASRIAAPLVMGNTVVAKSPDQAPLTGQILGEICREVMPAGVVNILSGSGAEAGDALVVHPEVKRIGFIGSVGTAQRISARAAGAGIKCVTHELGGKNMMIVMPDADTDKAAKLAVDGMNFQWQGQSCGSTSLLAVHDAIYDEVMEKVRARMAQIRVGDPFDAGAGMGPLISQAHFDKVSGAIAKGRESGATLLCGGGRPEGADFAEGYWIEPTLFGDVPTDSALATEEIFGPVLSALRWSDPAQIAAIDAASPLGLTAAVVGQDIDRALAFARHLRVGYVYVNCVGPHYVGVPYGGLKNSGVGREEGLEEMLSYTETKSFNIAVPGLGA; this is encoded by the coding sequence ATGGCGGAGAGCGAGTATCGTGCGCGGCTGCTGATCGGCGGCGAACTGGTCGAGGCTGCGGACGGGCGCTGGATGGAGAGTTACGATCCCACCACCGGTGCGGTGCTGGGCTATGCCGCCCGCGCCGGGGCCGCCGATGTCGAGGCTGCGGTGGCGGCGGCGCAACAGGCCGGGCCGGGCTGGGCCGGGATGTCGATGGACGGGCGCATCGGCTATCTGCGCAAGCTGGCGGCGGCGATCCGTGCCCGCGCCGAGGAAATCGCCGATCTCGACGCGCGCGACACCGGCAACCTGCGCAAGCCGATGCTGGGCGATGCGCTGCGCGCCGCCGACCGGCTGGAATATTACGCGGGCCTTGGCCACGCGGTGCAGGGCGCCAGCTACCCGGCCACCCCCGGCCATCTGCATTTCTCGACCCGCGAACCCTTCGGCGTGGTGGCGCGCATCGTCGCCTTCAACCACCCGTTCTTTTTCCTTGCCTCGCGCATCGCCGCGCCCTTGGTGATGGGCAACACCGTGGTGGCGAAATCTCCCGATCAGGCGCCGCTCACCGGGCAGATCCTGGGCGAGATCTGCCGCGAGGTGATGCCTGCCGGAGTGGTCAATATCCTCAGCGGATCGGGGGCCGAGGCCGGCGACGCGCTGGTCGTGCATCCGGAGGTGAAACGCATCGGGTTCATCGGTTCGGTCGGCACCGCGCAGCGCATCAGCGCGCGGGCCGCCGGTGCCGGGATCAAATGCGTGACCCACGAGCTGGGCGGCAAGAACATGATGATCGTGATGCCCGATGCCGATACCGACAAGGCGGCAAAGCTCGCGGTCGACGGGATGAATTTCCAGTGGCAGGGCCAGTCCTGCGGTTCGACCAGCCTGCTGGCGGTGCATGACGCGATCTATGACGAGGTGATGGAGAAGGTTCGCGCGCGGATGGCCCAGATCCGCGTCGGCGATCCGTTCGACGCGGGCGCGGGCATGGGGCCGCTCATCAGCCAGGCGCATTTCGACAAGGTCTCGGGCGCCATCGCCAAGGGCCGCGAGTCCGGCGCAACGCTGCTTTGCGGCGGCGGGCGTCCGGAGGGCGCGGATTTCGCGGAGGGCTACTGGATCGAACCGACGCTCTTCGGCGACGTGCCAACGGACTCGGCGCTGGCCACCGAGGAGATCTTTGGCCCCGTGCTTTCGGCGCTGCGCTGGAGCGATCCGGCACAGATCGCCGCCATCGACGCCGCCTCGCCGCTGGGGCTGACGGCGGCGGTGGTCGGACAGGATATCGACCGGGCGCTCGCCTTCGCGCGGCATCTGCGCGTGGGCTACGTCTATGTGAACTGCGTCGGTCCGCATTATGTCGGCGTGCCCTATGGCGGGCTCAAGAACAGCGGCGTCGGGCGTGAGGAAGGGCTGGAAGAAATGCTGAGCTATACCGAGACGAAATCCTTCAACATTGCGGTTCCGGGGCTGGGCGCATGA
- a CDS encoding DUF4286 family protein has protein sequence MSAILFVKLRPAPDWEARFKTWCETEHIPDRMAVPGFLGAQRYHSVDDYGCLVLYEMADLDALRTPEFERLMVEPSDETKWMIRHLTTVSRFLGTEIGQMGEPDPAAKYLHCEAHDVAEGDSDVFAEWLSEERLPQMADSVGWSGARQYRLKASDPGRHTRLVIHYATGPKAPLMSGSGEGSPWRGSVLQMSFSRFGEAFRAERSRRRRMRGAS, from the coding sequence ATGAGTGCGATCCTTTTTGTCAAATTGCGGCCGGCGCCGGACTGGGAGGCGAGATTCAAGACCTGGTGCGAGACCGAGCATATTCCCGACCGCATGGCGGTGCCGGGGTTTCTTGGCGCGCAGCGTTACCATTCGGTCGATGATTACGGCTGTCTTGTGCTCTACGAGATGGCCGATCTCGATGCGCTGCGCACGCCGGAATTCGAGCGGCTCATGGTCGAGCCGAGCGACGAGACAAAATGGATGATCCGCCACCTGACCACGGTCAGCCGGTTTCTCGGTACCGAGATCGGGCAGATGGGCGAGCCTGACCCGGCGGCGAAATACCTGCACTGCGAGGCCCATGACGTGGCCGAAGGCGACAGCGATGTTTTTGCCGAATGGCTTTCTGAGGAACGGCTGCCGCAGATGGCGGACAGCGTCGGGTGGAGCGGGGCGCGGCAGTACCGGCTGAAGGCCTCGGATCCCGGGCGTCATACGCGGCTGGTCATTCATTATGCGACAGGGCCGAAAGCGCCGTTGATGTCCGGCAGCGGAGAGGGCTCTCCGTGGCGGGGCTCCGTGCTTCAGATGAGCTTTTCGCGGTTCGGCGAGGCGTTTCGGGCCGAGCGGTCCAGGCGGCGCCGGATGCGGGGGGCGTCCTAG
- a CDS encoding FAD-dependent oxidoreductase — protein MPAEDRYEVIVVGGGGAGLAAATAAAQSGCKTLLVERRPALGGTTAISTGLVSAAGTWSQRCAGIADDTPERHCDDMLTAGQAQAERNSTTLTRLLAEEAPATVDWLAGLGVTFGGPFPSPGASRDRMLVPLPNAGSYIFHLARAFRRAGGVLRLGAAVDDLIVEEGRVTGVVSGSRRITATRGIILASGDFSAHKALRHAHLPQYDAMPAINPHSVGTGFELGLKLGGEILNGDIVRAGQLRFPPPEGQGSLVTRLPPHRWLAEPMRLALKHLPKALLKPVTMPFLATYLTPDAALFRQGAILLNAAGERFTDETKAPGLAVSRQPKGQAHIVFDAHIAAHFDTPPNAICSAPGVAHAYLRDFRRYRPDLVTSAASPEALAQALGMPPERLSASLPEGWAPGPLYALGPVRPAISTTMGGLRVDENLRVLRAGGAVVPGLYAAGSVGYGGLVIVGQGNNLGWAFTAGRRAGLNVARDQRNI, from the coding sequence ATGCCTGCGGAAGACCGTTACGAGGTGATCGTCGTGGGCGGCGGCGGCGCGGGGCTCGCGGCGGCCACGGCGGCGGCGCAAAGCGGGTGCAAGACGCTTCTGGTGGAGCGGCGCCCGGCGCTTGGGGGCACCACTGCCATCTCGACCGGGCTGGTCAGTGCGGCGGGCACGTGGTCGCAGCGTTGCGCGGGCATCGCCGACGATACGCCGGAGCGGCATTGCGACGACATGCTGACCGCCGGTCAGGCGCAGGCCGAGCGCAACAGTACCACGCTCACCCGCCTGCTGGCCGAGGAGGCGCCCGCCACCGTCGACTGGCTGGCCGGTCTGGGCGTGACCTTTGGCGGGCCGTTCCCCAGCCCCGGCGCCAGTCGCGACCGGATGCTGGTGCCCTTGCCCAATGCAGGTTCTTATATCTTTCACCTCGCCCGCGCCTTCCGGCGCGCGGGGGGCGTGTTGCGTCTGGGCGCGGCGGTCGACGACCTGATCGTCGAAGAGGGCCGCGTGACCGGGGTCGTGTCCGGTAGCAGACGCATCACCGCCACACGCGGGATCATTCTCGCCTCGGGCGATTTCTCCGCCCACAAGGCGCTGCGCCACGCCCACCTGCCGCAATACGATGCCATGCCCGCGATCAACCCGCACAGCGTCGGCACCGGGTTCGAGCTGGGCCTGAAGCTGGGCGGCGAGATTCTCAACGGCGACATCGTGCGTGCGGGTCAGCTGCGTTTCCCGCCGCCGGAGGGCCAGGGCAGTCTGGTCACACGCCTGCCGCCGCATCGCTGGCTGGCCGAGCCGATGCGGCTGGCGCTGAAACACCTGCCGAAAGCGCTGCTGAAGCCGGTGACCATGCCGTTTCTCGCCACTTACCTGACACCGGACGCGGCGCTTTTCCGGCAGGGCGCGATCCTGCTCAATGCCGCAGGCGAGCGCTTTACTGACGAGACAAAGGCGCCGGGCCTCGCGGTGTCGCGGCAGCCGAAGGGCCAGGCGCATATCGTCTTCGATGCCCACATCGCCGCGCATTTCGACACCCCGCCCAATGCGATTTGCAGCGCGCCGGGCGTTGCGCACGCCTATCTGCGCGACTTTCGCCGTTATCGCCCGGATCTGGTCACGTCCGCCGCTTCGCCCGAGGCGCTGGCACAGGCGCTGGGGATGCCGCCCGAGCGGCTCTCGGCCTCGCTCCCCGAAGGCTGGGCGCCAGGGCCGCTCTATGCGCTGGGTCCGGTGCGCCCGGCGATCTCCACCACCATGGGCGGGCTGCGGGTGGACGAGAACCTGCGCGTGCTGCGTGCCGGTGGCGCGGTGGTTCCCGGGCTCTATGCCGCCGGCTCGGTGGGCTATGGCGGGCTGGTGATCGTCGGGCAGGGCAACAATTTGGGCTGGGCCTTCACCGCGGGGCGACGCGCCGGGCTGAACGTGGCAAGAGACCAACGGAATATCTGA
- a CDS encoding thiamine pyrophosphate-binding protein, which yields MNDTPKHPPQLRYPAKQVGDGLYGSDHVVDLLERMGTEYVFINPGSSFRGIHDSLVNYNGNRDPEICLVTHEMIAIAMAHGYWKATRKPAVAILHNLVGLMSGSMAIFNAFCDQVPLLILGGSGPADPEQRRFIDWAHSANTQGDLVRPYVKWTDEPPTIAATLESMLTARRKALTAPMGPTYVSIDAGHQEQRADDLVLPDPELPRYQAPHAVYPHPELVRQAADLLLGAELPLIIGGQFGTEARVTPPLARLVELLGAAYIDDRSIVCLATDHPQNLSGDREIRSRADVLLCLDCRDVTAATGGYGAKRSGIMGVGSAADEAKVIDVSLNDHFGNSWSRFGGPTAPSDLHLLSDPFLTLEALVTEVEARLTPEVAATAETRRAELATRKTALTEKRAKALESRWSESPIPLSRVTQEVYQAVKQDDWCLVVRNHRTWPEGYWKFDHAGQYLGGDGGGGVGYGAGAAVGAALGLKGSGKLPVAMIGDGDFMMTPGALWSAMHHEVPLLLVLLNNRSWGNDELHQREIAHQRGRSAATAHIGQTTRDPDVDLTSLARSFGAFAAGPVEEGARLAEVLAEAAEHVRKGGLAVVEVITALE from the coding sequence ATGAACGATACGCCGAAACACCCCCCGCAGCTCCGCTATCCCGCGAAACAGGTCGGTGACGGGCTTTACGGTTCGGACCATGTGGTCGATCTGCTGGAGCGGATGGGCACTGAATATGTGTTCATCAATCCCGGATCGAGCTTTCGCGGCATCCATGACTCGCTGGTGAATTACAACGGCAACCGCGATCCCGAGATCTGCCTTGTCACCCATGAGATGATCGCCATCGCCATGGCGCATGGCTACTGGAAGGCGACGCGCAAACCGGCAGTGGCGATCCTGCACAACCTCGTGGGGCTGATGAGCGGCTCCATGGCGATCTTCAACGCCTTCTGCGATCAGGTGCCGCTGCTGATCCTCGGCGGCAGCGGCCCCGCCGACCCCGAGCAGCGGCGCTTTATCGACTGGGCGCATTCGGCCAACACGCAGGGCGATCTGGTCCGGCCTTACGTGAAATGGACCGACGAACCGCCGACCATCGCGGCGACACTCGAGTCCATGCTGACCGCGCGCCGCAAGGCGCTGACGGCGCCGATGGGTCCGACCTATGTCTCCATCGACGCGGGCCATCAGGAGCAGCGCGCTGACGATCTGGTGCTGCCCGATCCGGAGCTGCCGCGCTATCAGGCGCCGCACGCGGTCTATCCGCATCCCGAGCTGGTGAGACAGGCCGCCGACCTGCTGCTGGGCGCCGAGCTTCCGCTGATCATCGGCGGCCAGTTCGGCACCGAGGCACGGGTCACCCCGCCGCTGGCGCGGCTGGTGGAGCTGCTGGGCGCGGCCTATATCGACGATCGGTCGATTGTCTGTCTGGCGACGGATCATCCGCAGAACCTCAGCGGCGACCGCGAGATTCGCAGCCGCGCCGATGTGCTGCTCTGCCTCGATTGCCGGGATGTGACAGCGGCGACCGGCGGTTACGGTGCCAAGCGCAGCGGCATTATGGGGGTGGGCAGCGCCGCCGATGAGGCCAAGGTCATCGACGTGTCGCTGAATGATCATTTCGGCAATTCCTGGTCGCGCTTCGGCGGTCCGACCGCGCCGAGCGACCTGCATCTGCTCTCCGATCCGTTCCTGACGCTGGAGGCGCTGGTGACCGAGGTCGAGGCGCGCCTGACGCCGGAAGTTGCTGCCACCGCAGAGACAAGGCGCGCGGAGCTTGCCACCCGCAAGACCGCGCTCACCGAAAAGCGCGCCAAGGCGCTGGAGAGCCGCTGGTCGGAAAGCCCGATCCCGCTCTCGCGGGTGACGCAGGAGGTCTATCAGGCGGTCAAGCAGGACGACTGGTGTCTGGTCGTGCGCAATCACCGCACCTGGCCCGAGGGATACTGGAAATTCGACCATGCCGGTCAGTATCTGGGCGGCGACGGCGGCGGTGGCGTCGGCTATGGCGCGGGCGCTGCCGTGGGCGCGGCGCTGGGGCTCAAGGGCAGCGGCAAGCTGCCGGTTGCGATGATCGGCGACGGCGATTTCATGATGACCCCCGGTGCGCTCTGGAGCGCCATGCATCACGAGGTGCCGCTGCTGCTGGTGCTGCTCAACAACCGCTCCTGGGGCAATGACGAGCTGCACCAGCGCGAGATCGCGCATCAGCGCGGCCGCTCCGCCGCCACCGCCCATATCGGCCAGACCACCCGCGACCCCGATGTCGATCTGACCTCGCTCGCGCGCAGCTTCGGCGCCTTTGCGGCGGGGCCGGTGGAGGAGGGCGCGCGGCTGGCGGAGGTGCTGGCCGAAGCGGCGGAACATGTCCGCAAGGGCGGGCTTGCGGTGGTCGAAGTGATCACCGCGCTGGAATGA
- a CDS encoding DUF4286 family protein, with amino-acid sequence MIGPTVLFSEMTPDPSWEDRFNTWYDTDHIPVRMVLDGWHGVQRYRASDNAGDYLVVYDMRSTEVLKTPEYEVIKTDPSDETKWMLSHVSNFTRYIGKELGRHGDLEAAITAPLIFTAMFNVPEKDEEEFDAWMVEDHIPLLMGCDDWLAVRRFTLPISEPETYTRLAIHYLASPDALSSPERAAARDTDFRERMTRHDWFGKGRYRGYEAFGDRVPGQAG; translated from the coding sequence ATGATCGGCCCGACCGTTCTCTTTTCCGAGATGACCCCCGATCCCTCCTGGGAGGATCGCTTCAACACCTGGTACGACACCGATCATATTCCGGTGCGCATGGTGCTCGACGGCTGGCACGGGGTGCAGCGCTACCGCGCGAGCGACAATGCCGGCGATTATCTCGTGGTCTACGATATGCGCTCGACCGAAGTGCTGAAGACGCCGGAATACGAGGTGATCAAGACCGATCCCAGCGACGAGACCAAGTGGATGCTGTCGCATGTCAGCAACTTCACCCGCTATATCGGCAAGGAACTGGGACGGCATGGCGATCTGGAGGCGGCGATCACAGCGCCGCTGATCTTCACCGCGATGTTCAACGTGCCCGAAAAGGATGAGGAGGAGTTCGACGCCTGGATGGTCGAGGATCACATCCCGCTTCTGATGGGCTGCGACGACTGGCTGGCGGTGCGGCGCTTTACGCTGCCGATCTCGGAGCCGGAGACCTACACACGGCTGGCGATCCACTATCTGGCCTCGCCCGACGCGCTGAGCTCGCCCGAACGCGCCGCCGCGCGCGATACCGATTTCCGCGAGCGGATGACCCGTCACGACTGGTTCGGCAAGGGCCGCTACCGCGGCTATGAAGCTTTCGGAGATCGGGTGCCCGGGCAGGCGGGCTGA
- a CDS encoding aldehyde dehydrogenase family protein has protein sequence MLEALHHIGGDWRPASGWHERRDPATGALVGRFADGGVAELDAAVDAARVAFDTGAWAQSPRLRQTVLLAWADALERDADTLGTLLSQENGKVLGQARNEVVKTASVIRYYAGLARASTGGLVEMAPGEFASMLREPIGVVGIIVPWNAPVSLMARSLAPALAAGCSAVIKPAAQTSLISAAVLKRLTDIAALPAGIVNMIMESGHAAAQRMVAHPDVEMISFTGSTAIGKRIMAAASETLKRVSLELGGKSCCIVFEDADIADIAPKLVGAAIAISGQQCVAARRILVHGSRYDEMKAALTAAVGKIVVAGGMEKGAQMGPMIDLAARDTVHARIQEALASSAEVIVPGGVPDDARRDGAFLLPSLVAHNDTGAFFCQEEIFGPFIVLERFETEAEAVAMANHTSFGLSASVWTRDGARGFRVARALRDGVVWLNDHGKLNAEAEAGGYRQSGLGRLYGHEGLHDFQELKQVYQNVGVAGAG, from the coding sequence ATGCTGGAAGCATTGCATCATATCGGCGGCGACTGGCGCCCCGCTTCGGGCTGGCACGAGCGCCGCGATCCCGCGACCGGCGCGTTGGTCGGGCGGTTCGCCGACGGTGGCGTGGCCGAGCTGGACGCGGCGGTCGATGCTGCGCGCGTGGCCTTCGACACCGGCGCCTGGGCGCAATCGCCGCGCCTGCGCCAGACGGTGCTGCTGGCCTGGGCCGACGCGCTGGAGCGCGACGCCGATACGCTCGGCACGCTGCTGTCGCAGGAAAACGGCAAGGTGCTGGGGCAGGCGCGCAACGAGGTGGTGAAGACCGCCAGCGTGATCCGCTACTATGCCGGGCTGGCGCGCGCCTCGACCGGCGGGCTGGTCGAGATGGCACCGGGCGAGTTCGCCTCGATGCTGCGCGAGCCCATCGGCGTGGTCGGCATCATCGTGCCGTGGAACGCGCCGGTCTCGCTCATGGCACGCTCGCTGGCCCCGGCGCTGGCTGCCGGGTGCAGCGCGGTGATCAAGCCCGCCGCGCAGACTTCGCTGATTTCGGCGGCAGTGCTGAAACGGCTGACCGATATCGCGGCGCTGCCGGCGGGCATCGTCAATATGATCATGGAAAGCGGCCACGCGGCGGCGCAGCGCATGGTGGCGCATCCGGATGTGGAGATGATCAGCTTCACCGGCTCGACCGCCATCGGCAAGCGCATCATGGCGGCGGCCTCCGAGACGCTGAAACGGGTGTCGCTGGAGCTGGGTGGCAAATCCTGCTGCATCGTTTTCGAGGATGCCGATATCGCCGATATCGCGCCCAAGCTGGTGGGCGCTGCGATTGCCATTTCAGGGCAGCAATGCGTGGCGGCGCGGCGCATCCTCGTCCATGGGTCGCGCTATGACGAGATGAAGGCCGCGCTGACGGCGGCGGTGGGCAAGATCGTGGTCGCGGGCGGCATGGAAAAGGGCGCGCAGATGGGGCCGATGATCGACCTCGCGGCGCGCGACACGGTGCATGCGCGCATTCAGGAGGCGCTGGCCTCCAGCGCCGAGGTGATCGTGCCGGGCGGCGTGCCCGACGATGCCCGCCGCGACGGGGCCTTTCTGCTGCCGAGCCTGGTGGCGCATAACGACACCGGCGCGTTCTTTTGCCAGGAAGAGATATTCGGCCCCTTCATCGTGCTGGAACGGTTCGAGACCGAGGCCGAGGCGGTGGCCATGGCCAATCACACGAGTTTTGGCCTGTCGGCCAGCGTCTGGACCCGCGACGGCGCGCGTGGCTTCCGCGTCGCGCGGGCGCTGCGTGACGGGGTGGTCTGGCTGAACGATCACGGCAAGCTCAATGCCGAGGCCGAGGCGGGCGGCTACCGTCAGAGCGGGCTGGGCCGGCTCTATGGCCATGAGGGGCTGCACGACTTCCAGGAGCTGAAACAGGTCTATCAGAATGTCGGCGTCGCGGGCGCCGGCTGA
- a CDS encoding LysR substrate-binding domain-containing protein has translation MELRHLRYFVAVAEEEHITRAAQRLGIQQPPLSQQIQSLEREIGVQLLQRNPRSVKLNAAGRVFLNEARKVLSAADNAVRRVQEFDMGKEGNIRVGLTNSSSLHKKALEIIRTCRSEYPLIDFKIEEGNNHDLLVALEQEMIDAAFLRVDPEGSETVAFMGIDMEDLVVALPLGSPFADHEEIALADLREQSFIRYGQGVSLSIWPHIEAHCEQAGFHPRISEETIRILPAVHLVAAGFGVTLLPKSLETVGSTQLAFRPLRQQDRLRVPLSLAYRRHADAQAIRRFVRVAAQLSSI, from the coding sequence ATGGAGCTTCGCCATTTGCGGTATTTCGTTGCCGTGGCCGAAGAGGAGCACATCACGCGCGCGGCGCAGCGTCTGGGCATCCAGCAGCCGCCGCTGAGCCAGCAGATCCAGTCGCTGGAACGCGAGATCGGCGTGCAGCTGCTTCAGCGCAATCCGCGCAGCGTCAAGCTCAACGCGGCGGGCCGGGTGTTCCTGAACGAGGCGCGCAAGGTGCTGTCGGCCGCCGACAACGCGGTACGGCGGGTGCAGGAATTCGACATGGGCAAGGAGGGCAATATCCGTGTCGGCCTGACGAATTCGTCGTCGCTGCACAAGAAGGCGCTGGAGATCATCCGCACCTGCCGTTCGGAATACCCGCTGATCGACTTCAAGATCGAGGAGGGCAACAACCACGATCTGCTGGTGGCGCTGGAGCAGGAGATGATCGACGCGGCCTTTCTGCGCGTCGATCCCGAGGGGTCGGAGACCGTGGCCTTCATGGGCATCGATATGGAGGATCTGGTGGTGGCGCTGCCGCTGGGCTCGCCCTTTGCGGATCACGAGGAGATTGCGCTCGCGGATCTGCGCGAGCAGAGTTTCATCCGTTACGGGCAGGGGGTCTCGCTCAGCATCTGGCCGCATATCGAGGCGCATTGCGAGCAGGCCGGCTTCCACCCGAGGATTTCCGAGGAGACGATCCGTATTCTGCCCGCCGTTCACCTCGTCGCGGCGGGGTTCGGGGTGACCCTGCTGCCGAAATCGCTGGAGACGGTGGGCTCGACGCAGCTTGCCTTCCGGCCCCTGCGCCAGCAGGACCGGCTGCGGGTGCCCTTGTCGCTGGCCTACCGGCGGCATGCCGATGCGCAGGCGATCCGCCGCTTCGTGCGGGTGGCGGCGCAGTTGTCCTCGATCTGA
- a CDS encoding DUF475 domain-containing protein gives MTTKTSSHSADAAGAASQTSLLRYFFWPIVVTAAGLVLGGALGWQKTGTVSGMLTIFFICCVLAILEISLSFDNAIVNANKLKTMDPKWQRRFLTWGILIAVFGMRIVFPLLIVVIAAKIGPWQALVLAASEPAEYARIMHDAHLPIAAFGGTFLMMVGLSFFVDHEKDVHWVHWLEQRVTSVASIRGIEIAFVLLLVFGFTQFLEPARAAIFLPAAIWGLLTFLLVEVLGGMLDRTQTTRAAAGGGLGAFLYLEVLDASFSFDGVIGAFAISQDLFVIAIGLGIGAMYVRTMTIMLVEKGTLAEYRYLEHGAFYAIIALSIVMYAQSLVHIPEVITGLAGTALIGLSLWSSIRWNRKSGEAAE, from the coding sequence ATGACCACCAAAACGTCCTCGCACTCCGCGGATGCCGCAGGGGCGGCGTCGCAGACCAGCCTCTTGCGCTATTTCTTCTGGCCCATTGTCGTCACCGCCGCCGGCCTCGTGCTTGGCGGCGCGCTCGGATGGCAGAAGACCGGCACCGTGAGCGGCATGCTCACGATCTTCTTCATCTGCTGCGTGCTGGCGATCCTGGAGATCTCGCTCTCCTTCGACAACGCCATCGTCAACGCCAACAAGCTCAAGACCATGGATCCGAAATGGCAGCGCCGGTTTCTGACCTGGGGCATCCTGATCGCGGTGTTCGGCATGCGCATCGTGTTCCCGCTGCTGATCGTGGTGATCGCCGCCAAGATCGGACCCTGGCAGGCGCTCGTGCTCGCCGCCTCGGAGCCCGCCGAATACGCCCGCATCATGCATGACGCGCATCTGCCCATCGCAGCCTTTGGCGGCACCTTCCTGATGATGGTGGGGCTGAGCTTTTTCGTCGATCACGAGAAGGATGTGCACTGGGTGCACTGGCTCGAACAGCGGGTGACCAGCGTCGCGAGCATTCGCGGCATCGAGATCGCCTTCGTGCTGCTGCTGGTCTTCGGCTTTACCCAGTTTCTCGAACCCGCGCGCGCGGCGATCTTCCTGCCGGCGGCGATCTGGGGCCTGCTCACCTTCCTGCTGGTCGAGGTTCTGGGCGGCATGCTCGACCGCACTCAGACGACGCGCGCAGCGGCCGGCGGCGGGCTGGGCGCCTTCCTCTATCTGGAAGTGCTCGACGCATCGTTTTCCTTCGACGGCGTGATCGGCGCCTTTGCCATCAGCCAGGATCTGTTCGTGATCGCCATCGGGCTGGGGATCGGTGCCATGTATGTGCGCACCATGACCATCATGCTGGTCGAAAAGGGCACGCTGGCCGAGTACCGCTATCTCGAACACGGCGCCTTTTACGCGATCATCGCGCTGTCCATTGTGATGTATGCGCAATCTCTGGTGCATATCCCAGAGGTCATCACCGGGCTGGCGGGCACCGCGCTGATCGGGCTGTCGCTCTGGTCGTCGATCCGCTGGAACCGGAAAAGCGGTGAGGCGGCGGAGTAG